Below is a window of Edaphobacter bradus DNA.
GCAATGGTGGCAGGCGTAGAAGTGGGGCTGGATGCGCCGCATGTGGCGGTGCAGCTGCGCGTGATCAGCGACGTCTTCCTACGGCTGATCAAGACGATCGTGGGACCGCTGATTCTGGGGACGCTGATCTCCGGGATCGCCGGGCACGGCAATCTGAAGAGCGTCGGGCGCATGGCGTGGAAGAGCCTGGTGTACTTCGAGGTGGTGACGACGCTGGCGCTTGTGATCGGGCTGGTGGCGATCAATGTGACGAAGGCTGGTGTGGGATTGAACGTCGCGTCCGCAGCGGCGACCTCGGAGGCTGGATCAGGGAGTGCTGCCCCTGCTTCCAAGCTCGAGGTACCTGCGTCCACGATGCGGTGGCAGGATTTTGTGCTGCATGTGTTTCCGGAGAACCTGACGAAGTCGCTGGTGGAGGGCCAGATTCTGCAGGTGTCCGTGTTTGCAGTGCTGTTCGGGATTGCGCTGGCGATGTTGGGCGAGAGGGGCGCTCCGATGCTGAGGTTGGCGGAGAGTCTGAGCGAGGTGATGTTCAAGTTCACGAACATCGTGATGTACCTTGCCCCGCTGGCGGTAGGCGCCGCGCTGGCGTATACCGTGGGGCAGAGCGGAGCCGGCGTGCTGGTGAATCTGGGCAAACTGGTGCTGACCTACTACGGCGCGCTGATTGCGTTGGCGGTGGGTGTGCTGGTTCCTGTGATGCTGCTGTTCCGGATACCGGTCGCAGGATTTGCGAAGGCTGTCGCTGAGCCTGCTTCGATTGCCTTCGCGACGAGCGCGAGTGAAGCGGCTTTACCGCGTGCGATGGAGGCGATGGAGGCCTTCGGGGTTCCACGGAAGATCGTTGCCTTCGTGGTGCCGGCGGGGTACAGCTTCAACATGGATGGCTCGTCTGTGTATCTGACGATGGGTGCGATCTTTACGGCGCAGGCTGCGGGCATGCACCTAAGGCTGGGCGAGCAGATCATGACCGTGCTGATCCTGATGCTGGCAAGCAAGGGAGTGAGCGGGGTTCCGCGAGCGACGCTGGTGGTGCTGATGGCGACGGCTTCCTCGCTGCGGTTGCCGAGTGAGCCGCTCTTCGTGATCCTGGGGATCGATGCCGTGATGGACATGGGACGTACGGCGGCAAATGTTGTGGGGAACTGCCTGGCGAGCGCGGTCGTGGCGAAGTGGGAGGGGGAGTTTGGCACGGAGCCGGCTTCACCGGTTGTGCTCGAGGGGATGGCTGAGTAGGGATGCGGGAAGAGCTGAGAGGCATGGGGCGTTTGAGCAGGCGTGGATTTTGTGCTGGAGCGATGGCCGTTGCGGGGCAGGTTGCGTTCGGTGCGCATGAGAGTTCGGTGGCTGGAAGCGGCTACGATCTGGTTGCAAGAACCGATCGAGAACGGATTCTGAAGGCGGCGGAAGAGTACGTTAATCTAGAGCCACAGACGCTTACGTTTTTTCGGTCGGACCGATCGCCAGGTGGTTCGCACGATTTCTTCTCGCAGGCGGACTACTTCTGGCCTGATCCGAAGAATCCGGGTGGGCCATATCGCGAGCGTGATGGGCAGAGTAATCCTGATAATTTCACCGGGCACCGGAAGGCGATGATTGCACTGAGCGTGCAGATGCCTGCTCTGACGGCAGCATGGCTGCTGACGCGGAATCGGAGATATGGAGAGAAGGCCGCAGGACATCTGCGGGCCTGGTTCGTCACACCTGCGACACGGATGAACCCGAATCTTGAGTTTGCGCAGGGAGTGGTGCGTGGAGCCATGGGGAGATCGTGGGGAATCATCGACACACTGCACCTGGTAGAGGTGGCGCGCGCGGCCAGCATAATGCGTGGAGCGTTTCTTTCACCGGAGGATGAGTCGGCATTGAAGGGTTGGTTCCGCGATTACCTCCAGTGGCTGATGACGAGCAAGAAAGGAATGGCGGAGCGCGATGCTGCGAACAACCATGGAACATGCTGGGCGCTGCAGGTGGCGGAGTTCGCAAAGTTGATCGGCGCAGAAGACACAAGGGACGATCTGCGGGAGCGCTACAAGCGCGTTCTGTTGCCGAATCAGATGGGGCAGGATGGAGGCTTTCCGCTTGAGTTGAAGCGAACGAAGCCCTATAGCTACTCGATCTTCAATCTGGATGTGATGGCCGGACTATGTCAGTCGTTGAGCAGACGGGGCGATGATCTGTTCCGTTTTTCGCTGAGCGATGGGCGGGGAATCTGCAAGGGGGCGGCATTTCTTTATCCCTATCTCAAAGACAAGGGCAAATGGGCGTATACAAAGGACGTAGAACACTTCGATGCGCTTCCGGTGCGGTCGCCGAGTCTTTTGTTCTGCGGATTGGCGTGCGACAGGCAGGAGTATCTGACGTTGTGGACGCGGCTGGATCCCGATCCGAAGGATACAGAGATTGTCAGGAACTACCCGATTCGGCAGCCGTTATTGTGGATGAGCCGGGACTAGCGAAGGGAATGTGACCCTGCGGGGCGGAGGAGCGTCTAACGGCCCGAGAGATAGTGTGCTTGGTATACTTGAGAGTCAGACACAAGACTGGTTGGAGCTAGCGATGACTGCGGCGGCAGCGCCAATTGGCGAAGCGCGTAACTGCTGCAGAAACAGGTATTTGGATGAGCACAATTCTTGAAACGATCAACTCCCCGGCGGATGTGAAGAGACTGTCGGTGGCGGAGTTGGGGCAGCTTGCTGAGGAGATTCGCGAGCGGCTGATTGTTGGAGTTGCGAAGACGGGCGGACACATCGGGCCGAACCTCGGCGTCGTTGAACTGACGCTGGCGATGCACTATGTCTTCGACACCCCGAAGGACAGCTTCGTCTTCGACGTGAGCCATCAGGCGTACGTGCATAAGCTGCTGACGGGGCGCGAAAAGCTGTTCCACACCATTCGCCAGCCGGGTGGGTTGAATGGCTTTATGCTTCGCACCGAGAGCGAGCACGACAGCTACGGAGCGGGGCATGCTGGAACGGCGTTGAGCGCAGCTCTGGGAATGGCCGTGGCGCGCGATCTTGCCGGGGGCAAAGAACACATCGTTGCGCTGGCTGGAGATGCGGCGTTTACGAATGGGATCTCGTTTGAGGCGTTGAACAACATCGCTGCGCAGACGCGGCGGATGATCATCGTGCTGAACGACAATGCGTGGTCGATCGATAAGAACGTCGGCGCGATCGCAGAGTACTTCCACAAGATTGTGGCGAACGATACGTTCAGCAACTTGCATGACAAGGCTGCAGGGCTGATCGAGAGGTTCGGCGGCAAGGCGGCGCGTCACGTAGCGCGTAAGGCAGAGGAGGCCGCGAAGGGCCTGATTGGGCCGGGCATGCTGTTTGAGGAGTTCGGACTCAGCTACTACGGGCCGATCGACGGGCACAACCTGCCGCTGCTGATTGAGACGTTCAAGTTTCTGAAGCAGCAGAATAAGCCGGTCGTGCTGCACGCGATCACGCAGAAGGGGCGCGGGTTTCAGCCGGCGGTTGAGAAGCAGAAGAAGTTTCATGGGCTCGGCCCGTACGATCCGGAGTCGGGCGAGACGAAGCCTGCGGGGCAGAAGACGTACTCGGAGATCTTTGCCGAGAGTCTGACGAAGCTGGCCACGATGAACGACAAGGTGGTTGCGATTACGGCGGCGATGCCCAACGGGACAGCTCTCGATCTGTTCCGGCCGCACCATCCAAAGCGCTACTTCGACGTGGGGATCGCCGAGGAGCATGCGGTGATCTTTGCAGCGGGCATGGCGACCAAGGGATACAAGCCATTCTGCGCGATCTACTCGACGTTTCTGCAGCGGGCGTTCGATCCGGTGGTCCACGATGTGTGCCTGCAGAACCTGCCTGTGGTGTTCTGCATGGATCGCGGCAGCCTGAGCGGCGATGATGGTCCGACGCACCATGGGCTGTTCGATATCAGCTACCTGAGGAGTGTTCCGAACCTGATCCACATGGTCCCAAAGGATGAGGACGAACTGCAGGACATGATGTATACGGCGATGCTGCATGATGGACCATCGGCGATACGGTATCCGCGCGGCACAGGGCCCGGGGTTGCGGTGAAGGAGCAGCCAGTGGCGCTTGAGATCGGCAAAGCCGAGGTGATTCAGGATGGCGCCGATGTTGCGATCTTTGGGCTGGGTGCGATGCTGCCTGAGGCAGTGCGGCTGGCCAGGATGCTGGAGCATGAGGGATTCCGCGTGGCAGTAGTGAATCCGAGATTCGCTAAGCCTGTGGACCGCGAGTGCGTGAATCTTTATGGCCGCCGATGCGGCCTGCTGATCACGATGGAGGACCATGTTCTGGCGGGAGGGTTCGGGTCGGCGGTGCTGGAGACAGCGAACGAACTGGGGTTGAATGTGCCTGTGGTTCGTATTGGCTGGCCAGACGAGTTTATCGAGCACGGCAAGGTGGAAGCACTGCGTCAGAAGTATGGTCTGACGGCGGAGGCTGCGCTGAAGAAGGCCAGGCTGCATCTCAATGAGATTCTGGATTCGAGGCTGGTGGCGCGATAGGTTCGAGATAGAGGAAGAAAACCGGGCAAGAAAGGTGGGCTGCCGCGGCAGCCCATCTTTGCTTTTTGCTGTGGAATTTGTGCAGGGGTAAAAACTCCGACAGAGAGAGGGCAGAACCTGAATGCGTGGAAGGAAGGGAGCTGCGGGGTTTCGCTGATCACATAAAGGAAGGGATGACGCGGACGGGGCGTTGACAATTGGGCAGGGGAACCGTCAACTGGAAGTCAGATGCTGATGCAGGACGAATCGAGAAACGAAAGTCTCCTTCCCGTTCAGGAGAGCGCTGTGCAGGCGGCTGAGAGCCACCCGTCCCACCATGACCGCGGGCTGCTTGCAATCGGACTTTTCAAGCTGGGCAAGGCGATTCTGTTCTTCGGCATCGGCATCGGAGCACTTCACCTGTTGCACAAGGACCTGGGCGATGAGGTGTTGCGGCTGGCCACCGCGCTGAAGTTCGATCCTGAGAGTCGGTTCGTGACGGTGCTGCTGGATAAGGTCGACCTGATCGACGCACACCGTCTGAGGCAGATCAGTCTGGCTACCTTTGCGTATTCGGCGCTGGCGTTGACCGAGGGGGTAGGCCTGCTACTCGAAAAGGTGTGGGCCGAATATCTGACGCTGTTCCTCACAATTTCGTTCCTGCCGTGGGAACTGTATGAGCTGGCTCGGCGCCCAAGTTGGTTTCGCTTGAGCCTGCTTCTGATCAATCTGGCTGTTCTGGCCTATCTGGTGTGGCTGCTGCGGCGGAAGAGGCTTGAGGAAGAGCGTACGGCCTAGCTATTTTCGCCTTTATTTCGCCTATCAGAGTCAATTCAGCTCTGACAAGTGCCCAGCCTGCCATGAACCACAGGTGCAAACACGATATGTAGGGGTATCGGCGTTGATCCGCACAATTGGCTGAGTTTTCCACATTTCGTTGTGGGAAACAGGGCAAATTCTGCAAATTTCCGCTTTACAGGGGGAACTGCTCAGGTCAGGATAGGGGAGTCAAGTGGTCTAAATGGGACTAAAGGGGACTGATCGGCAACCCTTGGACTGATTTTAGCCCCTGCTGACGATTCCAAGGCCAAGACCGCAGGACAGGTATCGAGGTTGTTATGTTTCGCGGCAACTATCCAACTCGGATGGACGAGAAGGGCAGGCTGAAGATGCCGGCTGACTTCAAGCACGAGTTGGATGAGTCGTTTGGAACGAAGTTTTTTATTACCAGCTTTGACGGGAAGCGGGCCAAACTCTTCCCGATGAAGACCTGGGAGGGAATCGAGAAGTCGATCCAGAAGCTGGCGACGACCGACCCGATCCGGAAACGGTTTCTGGATGTAACGAATTATTACGGGCAGCCAGGAGAGATGGATGCCCAGGGCAGACTGCTGATTCCGCAGAGGTTGCGGGATGCGGTGAAGGCAGCCGGAGTTGTGTGTGTGCTGGGAGCGCAGGACCACCTGGAGTTGGTGAACGAGGAGAGCTTCGAGGCCGAGCTGAGAGGTGAGACCGGGGTGATTGCGCTGACGGAGAGCGAAAACGCTGCCTTTGCAGAGAAGACGCAGCCGACGGATTTGTAGCAGAGGAAGTGGATGTTGGCCCCCAGGGGCAGCACAGAGGGCGGAAGCGATGAATAGACCGCAGCATGTGCCGGTTCTTTTAGATGAAGTTTTGGA
It encodes the following:
- a CDS encoding dicarboxylate/amino acid:cation symporter; this translates as MSLQRGLLLAGVGLAAAGAAMGLANGAGLHGVALTLRWLGVAALMLFAASRRSLMPWIFVAMVAGVEVGLDAPHVAVQLRVISDVFLRLIKTIVGPLILGTLISGIAGHGNLKSVGRMAWKSLVYFEVVTTLALVIGLVAINVTKAGVGLNVASAAATSEAGSGSAAPASKLEVPASTMRWQDFVLHVFPENLTKSLVEGQILQVSVFAVLFGIALAMLGERGAPMLRLAESLSEVMFKFTNIVMYLAPLAVGAALAYTVGQSGAGVLVNLGKLVLTYYGALIALAVGVLVPVMLLFRIPVAGFAKAVAEPASIAFATSASEAALPRAMEAMEAFGVPRKIVAFVVPAGYSFNMDGSSVYLTMGAIFTAQAAGMHLRLGEQIMTVLILMLASKGVSGVPRATLVVLMATASSLRLPSEPLFVILGIDAVMDMGRTAANVVGNCLASAVVAKWEGEFGTEPASPVVLEGMAE
- a CDS encoding alginate lyase family protein — its product is MAVAGQVAFGAHESSVAGSGYDLVARTDRERILKAAEEYVNLEPQTLTFFRSDRSPGGSHDFFSQADYFWPDPKNPGGPYRERDGQSNPDNFTGHRKAMIALSVQMPALTAAWLLTRNRRYGEKAAGHLRAWFVTPATRMNPNLEFAQGVVRGAMGRSWGIIDTLHLVEVARAASIMRGAFLSPEDESALKGWFRDYLQWLMTSKKGMAERDAANNHGTCWALQVAEFAKLIGAEDTRDDLRERYKRVLLPNQMGQDGGFPLELKRTKPYSYSIFNLDVMAGLCQSLSRRGDDLFRFSLSDGRGICKGAAFLYPYLKDKGKWAYTKDVEHFDALPVRSPSLLFCGLACDRQEYLTLWTRLDPDPKDTEIVRNYPIRQPLLWMSRD
- the dxs gene encoding 1-deoxy-D-xylulose-5-phosphate synthase, which gives rise to MSTILETINSPADVKRLSVAELGQLAEEIRERLIVGVAKTGGHIGPNLGVVELTLAMHYVFDTPKDSFVFDVSHQAYVHKLLTGREKLFHTIRQPGGLNGFMLRTESEHDSYGAGHAGTALSAALGMAVARDLAGGKEHIVALAGDAAFTNGISFEALNNIAAQTRRMIIVLNDNAWSIDKNVGAIAEYFHKIVANDTFSNLHDKAAGLIERFGGKAARHVARKAEEAAKGLIGPGMLFEEFGLSYYGPIDGHNLPLLIETFKFLKQQNKPVVLHAITQKGRGFQPAVEKQKKFHGLGPYDPESGETKPAGQKTYSEIFAESLTKLATMNDKVVAITAAMPNGTALDLFRPHHPKRYFDVGIAEEHAVIFAAGMATKGYKPFCAIYSTFLQRAFDPVVHDVCLQNLPVVFCMDRGSLSGDDGPTHHGLFDISYLRSVPNLIHMVPKDEDELQDMMYTAMLHDGPSAIRYPRGTGPGVAVKEQPVALEIGKAEVIQDGADVAIFGLGAMLPEAVRLARMLEHEGFRVAVVNPRFAKPVDRECVNLYGRRCGLLITMEDHVLAGGFGSAVLETANELGLNVPVVRIGWPDEFIEHGKVEALRQKYGLTAEAALKKARLHLNEILDSRLVAR
- a CDS encoding DUF2127 domain-containing protein produces the protein MQAAESHPSHHDRGLLAIGLFKLGKAILFFGIGIGALHLLHKDLGDEVLRLATALKFDPESRFVTVLLDKVDLIDAHRLRQISLATFAYSALALTEGVGLLLEKVWAEYLTLFLTISFLPWELYELARRPSWFRLSLLLINLAVLAYLVWLLRRKRLEEERTA
- a CDS encoding division/cell wall cluster transcriptional repressor MraZ; this encodes MFRGNYPTRMDEKGRLKMPADFKHELDESFGTKFFITSFDGKRAKLFPMKTWEGIEKSIQKLATTDPIRKRFLDVTNYYGQPGEMDAQGRLLIPQRLRDAVKAAGVVCVLGAQDHLELVNEESFEAELRGETGVIALTESENAAFAEKTQPTDL